The region atgacttttggaaaatattttctggaaaatgaatcattttccggaaaacagtttcatttccagtgtttggatgtattatggaaaactgtctttgtgtgtttggttcattttctggaaaatggatagaattgcataattaaacattgtaattgttttatttaaaatataaaaaattataatagttattaaaataatggtatttaataaaaaatagaatttataaaaaaattaaaaattaaaaaaatttaaaaaaaaataaaaaaaaaatgtagcaaaggttttcggcggtttccccacctccttggtccatggtcatgatgatatggcttggttttggttgAAAACATGCAAAacagctattctggcgatttcataaaatgacttatggaaaaaaactccgtaagtcattttccggaaaaatgaactgattttccttggtcaacggaaaacattttccgttgaccacattttccagacattgccaaacacagaaaactcggaaaacattttccagaagtcattttacaggttaccaaacacaccctaagtgccaaattaatacggagtattttttttctacATATTTCTATTTGTTTACGGTGATTGGGCTTAGTTATAGCGAATTTGGTATTAATAATAGTTTTGGGCCCAAGGTATGGGTCCATTTGTGGCTTATGGGCGGCCTGTTGCAAATCTTTGAGTGCGAGACAGTTCCTTCAAACTCATCCCAGATTCGTGGGAGCGCACACAACTCAAATCAAATGTATGCGCATATGTACAGAACAACGCCGATTTGTAACTTAGTCTTGGCACGAACGTCAAGTAGGAAGATGGCAACAGCTGCGTCTGCGTGTCAGAAGCTGCTCACCGTTGGCACTAAAATCATCGGTGTCGGCCGCAACTTCGCCGCTCACGCCAAAGAACTCGGCAACTCCGTCCCCAAAGTCCTCTATCTCCCCCCCTTTCTTCTATATGTGTGGAGTGTGCATTTGATATACGTCTTGTGTTTACTTGTAGGAGCCTGTGTTGTTTCTGAAACCGACTACGTCGTATTTGCAAAATGGAGGTACGATCGAGATTCCACAACCCTTGGAAACGCTGCATCACGAGGTAGAGCTGGCGGTGGTGATCGGCCAAAGAGCTAGGGATGTCACCCCCGGTAGTGCCATGGATTATATTGGAGGTATTGTAGCTTAAAGTTTTTaacattttctaaattttctatCCTTGAATTTCAGCTTTGCTTTGTAACTAGTTTTTCACATGAGATAATacccaaattttatttttaaataattacttCCAAGATTATATAAAAGATGTTagatgttgaatttgtttatttaatttgataattgaaaatatatgagtgcaagataatataagagggattgattataattggcataaatgtttgcaattttgtaaaattgatagtctaaatacttagtctataaacgatagtctaaataaatactacttttggtttgaatttctctaagagCACCATTATAAGTATTTCTAAGTCTTCGTAATTCTTTTTAGAAGTCATAATGCATTCCATTTGGCATTTAGATTTTAGAAATTAGCTCTTCATAGATTTCATACAATAATCATACTAACTtcaagataaaattaaaaaagaaagttTTAAAGAAGTAATTCTTACCTTTGAACTTCTACCttcttaatctaatataaaatttaataatgttaCAGAAGAAATTAAGATACTCTAAAGTAAAGAGTTGTATTCCTAATTTTTGAACCTAGTTGCTATTGTAATATGAGATAATATAAGAGAGGAAAAtgctattttaaaaaaaaataggactTTATTCCTCAATCCTTagtttctatttatttttttaaaattatgtttggagtattataacttttttttttatatgttgacccctattatagtattatatatatttgactaTTTGAGTGGTGTCAATTTTAACctttctcaatatatatatatatatatgtaggtaATAAGTTAAAGAATTTGAGTGGTGTCAATTGACACCACTCTCCCTAATGTGGCTCCGCCACTGTCTGACATGGCCTGATGGAAACTAGTGATTCCTCTTTGGCTTTCACTGCTAACTCGTAGGCCTTATCAACAGGGAGTTTGAAACTTGTATGCAAAGTTCTCATGCATTATGCCATGATAATGCACTGTAATGTGGAAGATTGCTGTTCTTTATTATTCCATAGTTAGAACTGCtaaattttctcctttttttggCACTCCATACTGTTTAACTTCATATGTTGTGTAGGTTCATTTCTCTCATTCTCTTGTTTCCTGAATCAGATTAATAATGTTGTGCAGGCTTGCAGTTCTGAATTCCATTTGACTTGTTGAAGATTCTGTTTTTCAGGCTATGCTGTTGCATTGGATATGACTGCAAGGGAAATCCAATCTGCTGCAAAGGTGCAGATTTGCTACCTACATCTTGTTAAATAGCTTTTAATATATGATGTCACCTTTAAATGTTTGATTTTCTTTGTTTAGGGAAATTTTATTCTGTGCTCTTCTACAAGCTTTTGATCTTCTTGCAATATTGTCAGTTTGAaatgtttatatatgttattttctGCTTCTTATTCCAGTCTGCAGGTCTGCCATGGACTGTAGCTAAAGGTCAAGACACTTTCACGCCAATCAGCTCTATTGTAAGAAATGGCTCCTTTTTTAAATTGTTCTATGTTCAATTCTTTTTGAAGATCTGATTCAATCACACGTGTCTGTAGTTGGCTACTTGTTAGATTAGCAAATTAGGGCATTGTAGTTGTCTGGACTATTTATTGCCCCAAATATTGGATTATTTATAGAATGTACACCActaactac is a window of Ipomoea triloba cultivar NCNSP0323 chromosome 11, ASM357664v1 DNA encoding:
- the LOC115996219 gene encoding probable acylpyruvase FAHD1, mitochondrial, with translation MYAHMYRTTPICNLVLARTSSRKMATAASACQKLLTVGTKIIGVGRNFAAHAKELGNSVPKEPVLFLKPTTSYLQNGGTIEIPQPLETLHHEVELAVVIGQRARDVTPGSAMDYIGGYAVALDMTAREIQSAAKSAGLPWTVAKGQDTFTPISSILPCSLVPDPHDVELWLKVDGEIRQKGSTRDMIFKIPYLVSYISCIMTLAEGDVILTGTPEGVGPVKVGQKVEAGITGLLDVHFNVGRRQGATH